One Chthonomonas sp. genomic window, GTCGCTCAATCGCAGATTGGAGGGCCAAAGCGTTGATCACGGTGCCCATCATCCCCATTTGGTCGGCAGATGTCCGGTCGATCTGACCCTTCTCGCTGAAGATGCCACCGCGGATGATGTTGCCACCTCCCACGACGACGGCGGTCTGGACCCCGAGGTTGTGGGCACTGACGATTTCGGCAGCCACGTCATTCAGGGTTGCCGGGTCGATGCCGGTTTCGCCAGCCCCTGCCAGCGCCTCCCCACTGATCTTCAATAGAACTCGTCGATAGCGGGGTTCGCTGGTAGGAGTGCTCATCGCTGGCAAGTGTATCTTAACTTAGGGCAGAGTCGCGAGGCGGTACAGGATGTGGGCGTAGATTCGACTCATTTTGAACAGCGATTCCACGGCGCAGCGCTCGTCGGTCTGGTGCGCCTCACCGTCTCCCAGCCAACCGGTTCCGATGGCCACCGCGTTCGGGACGGCTCGGGCATAAGTCCCTCCACCCATGACACCAGGCTTGCGCGAGGTGTCGCCGGTCTCCTCAACGTAAACCTCACAAACCGTCTTGACGAGTGGATGATCAAGTGGGAAGTACAAAGGCGTGCTGTCAGTGGTGCTGACCAGTTCCGCACCCAGCGCGAGCGTCGCCAAATGGGTCCGAGTCTTTGCGAAGAGGTCTTCGCCCTTCCAAGTGACCGGGTATCGGATGTTAAAGAGCATGTCGATGGCCGTCTCCTCGGTCGTGACCACGCCGAGATTACAGGTCAGGTAGCTGATGTCGTCGCGGCCATCAATGCCGAGGCCTTCGCCACCCAAATAGGTGAGCTCGAACATCTCCACAAAGGCCTCTTGCACGCTCAGCGGGGCGATGTCCATGAGGAACCGCAGAATTCGAATGATCGCATTGTCACCGCCGAACGGCCACGAACCGTGCGCAGCCTTGCCAACGGCATCGATGGAGAGTACGTCACCGTCCCAGCGGGTCGCAATGTTGCGGTCCCAGCCGTCGGCGATTTTCGCTTCGACGTGCGCTCGCGCACCCGCAGAAACCCGTACCTTCGCGGTGCCCGAGTCGATCACGATGTTCGGACGCTGACCCCCGGTGAGCTCAAGGAGCTCCATGTCTCCGCGAATCTTCGGAACGCGGACAACAAGGCTCGTGATCCCCTTTTCGGCATGGATCAGGGGCCAACCCGCATCTGGAGCGATGCCGAACGTCGGAGACTCCTCGGTGCGGGTGTAGCGGTGGATGCACTCGAAACCGCTCTCCTCGTCGCAACCGAAGACGATCCGGATGCGTGAACCGATCTCGGGGAAAGAAACTTGCAGCGCACGAGCGGCATAGAACGCGGCCATTGTAGGCCCCTTGTCGTCGGTCGCACCGCGCGCGTACACGTAGCCCTCGTGGATCGTCGCATCGAAGGGCTCAAACTTCCATCCGGGGCCTACTGGGACCACATCCAGGTGACCAAAGACTCCGACCATGCGCTCACCGGACCCGAACTCCGCGAATCCGCAGAAGCCTTCAAGGTCCGTCGTCTTCATCCCCCACTCGTTGGCTTTGGCGAGCGCGAAATCGAGTGCGTCACGGTTAGCTCGGCCAAACGGAGCATTGGGCTCAGCGGGCCCTTCGATGCTAGGAAACCGGAGCATTGTCTGGTAGTCAGCGAGGAGCTCAGACTCGTGTTCCTTGAGCCATGCATGTAGTTTGGTTACCACCGGATCGGTCATGCCCGAAGAATACCGAAAGGTCAGCGCGCGCGAATGCGGGCGGCAAGATCGGTTGCCCGCAGCTCGATGCTGAGCGATCCCGACTGCAACCGGACGGTTAGCTCGATCGGGGTCAGGGTCACATCCCAGACGGTGCCGTCCCGCTCCTCGAATGAGAGGAGGTCGCCCTTGGCCCCGATGGACAGCAACTCGGCAAGTTCGATCCTCCGCTTACGGAGGGTCCCTCCGAGGCTCAGTCGGGTTGTACCGACGAGTAGGGTCCCTGTGCGGTTCTCCCAAACGGCCGGTCCTCGCCAGAGGGCCTCGTCCTCGCGAGAGGAAATCTGAAGCAGGCCCGACCGATATTCGGCCCGGGCACGATCCCGCATCGCTTCGTCGAGCTCTGCTTCGTTCCCGACCAGAGGCAAGCCATGAGCAATACGATGCCAGTCTTCGAGCGCAAACTCGGCGTCAACATGTCTCCGCAGACGCTCGTGATTCGACCGCACCAACGCGAGCACATCCCCCTCAAAGTCGAACTCCGTGGGGCACAGCGAGCAGACTAGGCCGGCGTTTCCGCTCGTTTTGCCGACGCCCACCCAACGCATCGACTCTGGGTCGAGCTTCACGCTTTGGTACATCTGGCCGATATGGTAGGGGTCTTCGTGGGCGGTGAGCAGCGTCGTTGCCCCCGTCTCGACGAAGTAGTCCGCGCCGCATTGGTCGCACTCTGCATTCCCCTGGCCGGGTTCATACCCGCTGGCGACCATGGCCCATTCGTCCGGATAGAGCTCGTGGAAGCCATCGCGGGTCACTTTGGGCGCGCACTGTCTCCAACGTCCGTCCGGCAGATGATCGAACTGGCCGCTACAAGAATCGCATCGCTCCAGGACAGCCGACCGTCCTGCCGCGATCACCCACTCGGACCAGGGTGCGACGGCGTCGTGCCCGTCTTTCACAATCCCATCGCGGGTCTGAATCCACGCGACCGCACACGTGTCGCACGTCCAGCGTTTCTTTAGGAGTCCTGTGCGCCGCAGAGGGCCGCCTTGGCATGCAGGGCAGTAGGGCGGCTCACCCTCGAAACGCAGCGTCCTGAGGTATCCCGTCTTGCAACTGGGGCACAAGCGCTGATAGATCTTCCGAACTCGGACAGTCCCGCGCCGGCACACGAAGCACTGGCCAACCTTTAGCGGTTTGGGTTGCTCCAGGACGCCGGGGCAGGCTGGACACGCTCGCTTGCCGGGCCGGAGTGATCGGAGAAGCATGGCGCGTCGGTCGAGCTCTTCCAGGCTCAGTGCGTCATCGTCGAAACTCGCGCCTCCGAGTAGATCCAGCCACTCGGCGACCGTGCCCGGCCGCTGGTCGAACTTGACTGCGAGGCCTGAGCGGATGGCTTGGATGAGCCGGTTGGGTGCATCGACAGTCTCCAGCCCGTCTTCGTCGAGCGGCGTGCCGTTCACTCGTTCTGTTGCCGCGGGCGGCGCAACTCCCAACAGCATGTGATACAGGGTCGCGCAGAGCCCGTACAGGTCAGTTGCCGGTCCGTGTCGCCCTCGCTCGCTCAGTTGTTCGAGCGGAGCGTAGTTGGGCGTAAAGAACACGGTCCGATCTTGCGTCTCGCCCGCATGAAATTCGCGGGCTGCGCCGAAGTCAATGAGGACCACTTCGCCCGCGGGGGTCAGCAGCAGGTTCGACGGCTTGATATCGCGGTGGAGCACCGATAACGCGTGCAGCGGACTGAGAATCGCACACGCCTTTCGACCAAACTCCTCGACCGCATCAGCTCGGAACTGGTGGTTGGAGGTCAGCAGCGCGGCCAAGCTTCGAACCCCTTCGATGTAGTCCGAAACAAAGTAGGCCGTGCCGTTTTCATTGAATGCGTCGCGCACTCGGGGGACGCCTCGGATGTTGAGGCTGCGCACGGTCTTCGCTTCGCG contains:
- a CDS encoding Sapep family Mn(2+)-dependent dipeptidase, producing MTDPVVTKLHAWLKEHESELLADYQTMLRFPSIEGPAEPNAPFGRANRDALDFALAKANEWGMKTTDLEGFCGFAEFGSGERMVGVFGHLDVVPVGPGWKFEPFDATIHEGYVYARGATDDKGPTMAAFYAARALQVSFPEIGSRIRIVFGCDEESGFECIHRYTRTEESPTFGIAPDAGWPLIHAEKGITSLVVRVPKIRGDMELLELTGGQRPNIVIDSGTAKVRVSAGARAHVEAKIADGWDRNIATRWDGDVLSIDAVGKAAHGSWPFGGDNAIIRILRFLMDIAPLSVQEAFVEMFELTYLGGEGLGIDGRDDISYLTCNLGVVTTEETAIDMLFNIRYPVTWKGEDLFAKTRTHLATLALGAELVSTTDSTPLYFPLDHPLVKTVCEVYVEETGDTSRKPGVMGGGTYARAVPNAVAIGTGWLGDGEAHQTDERCAVESLFKMSRIYAHILYRLATLP
- a CDS encoding serine/threonine protein kinase produces the protein MLGQGSFGITYLARDTARGDSCAIKEMAPTACQRQPDGQLDFSGVGSTAAQRLRQQFLREAKTVRSLNIRGVPRVRDAFNENGTAYFVSDYIEGVRSLAALLTSNHQFRADAVEEFGRKACAILSPLHALSVLHRDIKPSNLLLTPAGEVVLIDFGAAREFHAGETQDRTVFFTPNYAPLEQLSERGRHGPATDLYGLCATLYHMLLGVAPPAATERVNGTPLDEDGLETVDAPNRLIQAIRSGLAVKFDQRPGTVAEWLDLLGGASFDDDALSLEELDRRAMLLRSLRPGKRACPACPGVLEQPKPLKVGQCFVCRRGTVRVRKIYQRLCPSCKTGYLRTLRFEGEPPYCPACQGGPLRRTGLLKKRWTCDTCAVAWIQTRDGIVKDGHDAVAPWSEWVIAAGRSAVLERCDSCSGQFDHLPDGRWRQCAPKVTRDGFHELYPDEWAMVASGYEPGQGNAECDQCGADYFVETGATTLLTAHEDPYHIGQMYQSVKLDPESMRWVGVGKTSGNAGLVCSLCPTEFDFEGDVLALVRSNHERLRRHVDAEFALEDWHRIAHGLPLVGNEAELDEAMRDRARAEYRSGLLQISSREDEALWRGPAVWENRTGTLLVGTTRLSLGGTLRKRRIELAELLSIGAKGDLLSFEERDGTVWDVTLTPIELTVRLQSGSLSIELRATDLAARIRAR